From one Ooceraea biroi isolate clonal line C1 chromosome 7, Obir_v5.4, whole genome shotgun sequence genomic stretch:
- the LOC105277632 gene encoding voltage-dependent calcium channel subunit alpha-2/delta-3 isoform X3, which yields MRPCFISVVVVLILIEAPLRSDSISSKTVKIWANKLGYELSNLGQFVTRVERFKSSYKSSEVTVTPRDGSALVQEIANDIKGMMESKISAIKRIMDVAETSAESSPDEDPPKSYSFSNVKNTFETEYSSHFGGQVNLNMSAVHVPTNVFEGASPVIRAIKWSEALDRTFINNYEQDPSLSWQYFGSATGFMRQYPAINWIMQPVDLFDCRTRSWYIEAATSPKDVLILMDTSGSMTGIRREIARHVMNNILDTLGNNDFVNIMTFSNGTIGVVPCFNDTLVQANLANVRELKRAIWNLKTEGIANFSLALTTAFELLESFRNEREGARCNQAIMLITDGVPYNYKEIFEAYNWKNNPDDPLKADMPVRIFTYLIGREVADVREVQWMACANRGYYVHLCTPAEVREKVLKYVPVMARPLVLGRTDHPTIWTPIYADVTDPKMTDWKWERRENDEQKDRFKEYNRNRKYLNMQEQDQRYVKKQKYRHEENGDLREYKLMTSVSMPVFDRRENANITRQVLVNEAYWVTETRETMIANLLGVAGTDVPIEEIQKLMIPHMLGVNGYAFIVTNNGFILIHPDLRPVFQGILKPAYNSVDMAEVELMDNDRGPREFDEGIIMLRNDVVNQTNGSVTLHTKYHYDDMKRVGRIKRKYFYTGIADTPFTVVVSIPEHDHTGSYRVHATEEIHRSHVKGKNVIDYFAGSNWRVHPYWLYCKYHYESEHKFNSSESQLLHFLERTRQPGWKWIDLKQRSPPPEYSAASSSHSSHSNPSKVDKSNSYYCDRNLLQGLVFDAKVTEWFANLSATLNDTGKDFQQRFGVTVAFMATHSGLTRWQDLDEDVSSMDDHFSKLYPRAIDEVWYKRAVEQYYILPESFVFSVPIQNGAGNTTLVTASRAIFIENERAKAPVAVVGYQFQYSALQALFQNTTFNCDISNKQQAGSSSKQDSCYKHCGDDGWACYLIDNHGYVVVAEDDDDAGKFFGEVRGPIMNSLVREGVFERIRIFDYQAVCSKKALVSKNAGSILFTPWKNLQRSIAWLIAQAAWVWAKTGVMESDYAEAYGYVRDEESVTRNEEEYPESEEKQFPTIDLRDENYVNKFVVIKRTRPEVCDQEVYLYLRNASFDTYDVETDKNCIRPYVVQPVSYSNLLMLVVNTACGNTVSPSLSVTPEEVMYENNTLVCQKALTDLKRKRPESCIRWHERESKIKDQCGLATSVRSNLRLLMTLLLMTCALTGRNVFFLS from the exons ATGAGGCCCTGCTTCAtatccgtcgtcgtcgtgctgaTCCTGATCGAAGCACCCCTCCGTAGCGACAGCATCTCCTCCAAAAC AGTGAAAATATGGGCGAACAAGTTGGGCTACGAGCTCTCGAATTTAGGCCAATTCGTGACGAGGGTGGAAAGGTTTAAATCAAGTTATAAATCATCAGAGGTAACAGTTACTCCACGTGACGGAAGCGCTCTAGTTCAAGAGATCGCTAATGACATCAAGGGCATGATGGAGTCCAAGATCTCGGCTATCAAG AGGATAATGGATGTGGCTGAAACGTCGGCGGAGTCATCACCCGACGAGGATCCCCCGAAGAGCTACAGCTTTAGCAACGTGAAAAACACGTTCGAAACCGAGTACAGTTCTCATTTTGGCGGTCAAGTGAATCTCAACATGTCGGCGGTGCACGTGCCCACGAACGTATTCGAAGGCGCATCACCCGTAATTCGAGCGATCAAATGGTCCGAGGCACTCGATCGTACCTTTATCAACAATTACGAGCAAGACCCGTCACTGTCCTGGCAGTACTTTGGAAGTGCAACTGGCTTCATGCGTCAATATCCTGCCATCAACTGGATCATGCAGCCAGTGGACCTATTCGACTGCAGAACGAGAAGCTGGTACATCGAGGCGGCCACCAGTCCCAAGGATGTCCTGATCCTGATGGACACCTCCGGCAGTATGACCGGTATACGACGCGAGATTGCCAGACACGTAATGAACAACATCCTCGACACTCTTGGTAATAACGATTTTGTCAACATTATGACCTTCTCCAACGGAACCATTGGG GTAGTACCGTGCTTTAACGATACCTTGGTCCAAGCAAATCTGGCGAACGTGCGGGAATTAAAACGGGCCATCTGGAATCTCAAAACGGAAGGAATCGCCAACTTTTCCTTAGCTTTGACGACTGCATTCGAGTTGCTTGAATCGTTTCGCAATGAACGGGAAGGTGCCAGATGCAATCAAGCGATTATGTTGATCACCGACGGAGTGCCGTATAACTACAAGGAGATCTTCGAGGCGTACAACTGGAAGAACAATCCGGATGATCCGCTGAAGGCTGACATGCCAGTCAGGATATTTACTTACCTGATCGGCCGAGAAGTCGCAGACGTACGAGAAGTGCAGTGGATGGCTTGCGCGAATAGAGGCTATTATGTGCATCTCTGCACTCCAGCAGAAGTGAGAGAAAAG GTATTGAAGTACGTGCCGGTGATGGCAAGACCCTTGGTGCTTGGTCGCACGGATCATCCGACTATCTGGACGCCGATTTATGCCGATGTGACGGATCCAAAAATGACGGACTGGAAGTGGGAACGACGTGAGAACGATGAACAAAAGGATCGTTTTAAGGAGTATAACAGAAATCGGAAGTACCTGAACATGCAGGAGCAGGATCAACGATACGTGAAGAAACAGAAATATCGGCACGAAGAGAACGGCGACCTGCGGGAGTACAAGCTGATGACTTCGGTCAGCATGCCGGTGTTTGATCGACGCGAAAATGCG AACATCACAAGGCAGGTGCTGGTGAACGAAGCATACTGGGTGACAGAGACAAGAGAG ACGATGATCGCCAATCTCCTCGGTGTTGCCGGCACGGACGTACCGATCGAAGAGATTCAGAAATTGATGATTCCACACATG CTCGGCGTCAACGGCTACGCTTTTATTGTAACCAATAACGGTTTCATCCTAATTCATCCTGATCTTCGGCCAGTG TTCCAAGGCATCTTAAAGCCGGCGTATAATAGTGTCGACATGGCAGAGGTCGAATTAATGGATAATGATAGAGGCCCTAGAGAATTCGATGAAGGAATTATTATg CTTCGCAACGACGTGGTGAATCAAACAAATGGTAGCGTGACGCTCCACACAAAGTATCATTACGATGACATG AAACGCGTCGGCAGAATAAAGAGGAAATACTTTTACACGGGGATCGCAGACACACCGTTCACCGTAGTGGTCAGCATACCCGAGCACGATCACACTGGAAGCTACCGCGTACACGCTACCGAGGAGATACATCGTTCTCACGTTAAAG GGAAAAACGTGATAGATTACTTCGCGGGTAGTAACTGGCGGGTGCATCCCTATTGGCTGTACTGCAa ATACCACTACGAGAGTGAACACAAATTCAACTCCTCGGAGTCGCAGCTCCTGCACTTTCTGGAGCGTACCCGTCAGCCAGGCTGGAAGTGGATCGACTTGAAGCAGCGATCCCCCCCGCCGGAGTACTCTGCTGCGAGTTCCAGTCACAGCTCTCATT CTAATCCTTCGAAAGTCGATAAGTCGAACTCATATTACTGCGACAGAAATCTGCTACAGGGTCTAGTGTTCGACGCTAAGGTAACCGAATGGTTTGCAAATCTCAGCGCCACCCTCAATGACACAGG GAAAGATTTTCAACAGCGTTTCGGGGTAACTGTGGCGTTCATGGCCACTCATAGTGGTCTAACTAGGTGGCAGGATCTGGACGAGGACGTGTCGTCGATGGATGATCATTTTAGCAAATTGTACCCGCGAGCCATCGACGAAGTGTGGTACAAACGAGCAGTTGAGCAATATTACATACTGCCAGAGAGCTTCGTCTTCTCTGTACCAATCCAGAACGGTGCTGGCAATACCACTCTTGTTACTGCTAGTCGTGCCATATTTATTG AAAACGAGCGTGCAAAAGCGCCTGTCGCAGTGGTTGGATACCAATTCCAGTATTCTGCCCTGCAAGCTCTTTTCCAGAACACAACATTCAATTGCGATATTAGCAATAAGCAACAAGCGGGATCCAGCAGTAAACAGGACAGTTGCTACAAGCACTGTGGCGACGACGGTTGGGCATGTTACTTAATCGATAATCACGGCTATGTGGTCGTGGCTGAGGATGACGATGACGCCGGTAAATTCTTTGGTGAAGTGAGAGGCCCGATAATGAACAGTTTGGTCAGAGAGGGTGTGTTTGAAAGAATAAGGATCTTTGATTATCAGGCGGTGTGTTCCAAGAAAGCGTTGGTTAGCAAAAATGCCGGCAGTATACTATTTACG ccaTGGAAGAATCTACAGAGATCAATAGCCTGGCTGATCGCTCAGGCTGCTTGGGTCTGGGCAAAAACGGGAGTAATGGAATCCGATTATGCGGAAGCATATGGCTATGTTAGAGATGAGGAATCGGTCACGAGAAATGAGGAAGAATATCCTGAAAGCGAGGAGAAACAGTTTCCAACGATTGATTTAAGAGACGAAAACTATGTGAATAAGTTTGTTGTAATTAAGCGTACGCGTCCAGAAGTGTGTGATCAAGAG GTATACCTGTACCTACGCAATGCCTCGTTCGACACGTACGATGTGGAAACGGACAAGAATTGTATACGACCGTACGTAGTACAACCGGTGAGTTACAGCAACCTCCTAATGCTAGTAGTGAATACTGCCTGCGGCAACACAGTGTCACCGTCGCTAAGCGTCACACCCGAGGAAGTGATGTACGAAAACAACACGCTGGTCTGCCAAAAAGCGCTTACCGACCTGAAAAGGAAACGACCAGAATCCTGCATACGCTGGCACGAGCGCGAGAGCAAGATCAAGGATCAATGCGGCTTGGCGACAAGCGTCAGATCAAATCTGCGCCTCCTGATGACACTGTTGCTGATGACATGCGCGCTAACCggaagaaatgttttctttctcAGCTAA
- the LOC105277632 gene encoding voltage-dependent calcium channel subunit alpha-2/delta-3 isoform X2, whose product MRPCFISVVVVLILIEAPLRSDSISSKTVKIWANKLGYELSNLGQFVTRVERFKSSYKSSEVTVTPRDGSALVQEIANDIKGMMESKISAIKRIMDVAETSAESSPDEDPPKSYSFSNVKNTFETEYSSHFGGQVNLNMSAVHVPTNVFEGASPVIRAIKWSEALDRTFINNYEQDPSLSWQYFGSATGFMRQYPAINWIMQPVDLFDCRTRSWYIEAATSPKDVLILMDTSGSMTGIRREIARHVMNNILDTLGNNDFVNIMTFSNGTIGVVPCFNDTLVQANLANVRELKRAIWNLKTEGIANFSLALTTAFELLESFRNEREGARCNQAIMLITDGVPYNYKEIFEAYNWKNNPDDPLKADMPVRIFTYLIGREVADVREVQWMACANRGYYVHLCTPAEVREKVLKYVPVMARPLVLGRTDHPTIWTPIYADVTDPKMTDWKWERRENDEQKDRFKEYNRNRKYLNMQEQDQRYVKKQKYRHEENGDLREYKLMTSVSMPVFDRRENANITRQVLVNEAYWVTETRETMIANLLGVAGTDVPIEEIQKLMIPHMLGVNGYAFIVTNNGFILIHPDLRPVFQGILKPAYNSVDMAEVELMDNDRGPREFDEGIIMLRNDVVNQTNGSVTLHTKYHYDDMKRVGRIKRKYFYTGIADTPFTVVVSIPEHDHTGSYRVHATEEIHRSHVKDYFAGSNWRVHPYWLYCKYHYESEHKFNSSESQLLHFLERTRQPGWKWIDLKQRSPPPEYSAASSSHSSHSNPSKVDKSNSYYCDRNLLQGLVFDAKVTEWFANLSATLNDTGRYAPLEKLMNQMNRKDFQQRFGVTVAFMATHSGLTRWQDLDEDVSSMDDHFSKLYPRAIDEVWYKRAVEQYYILPESFVFSVPIQNGAGNTTLVTASRAIFIENERAKAPVAVVGYQFQYSALQALFQNTTFNCDISNKQQAGSSSKQDSCYKHCGDDGWACYLIDNHGYVVVAEDDDDAGKFFGEVRGPIMNSLVREGVFERIRIFDYQAVCSKKALVSKNAGSILFTPWKNLQRSIAWLIAQAAWVWAKTGVMESDYAEAYGYVRDEESVTRNEEEYPESEEKQFPTIDLRDENYVNKFVVIKRTRPEVCDQEVYLYLRNASFDTYDVETDKNCIRPYVVQPVSYSNLLMLVVNTACGNTVSPSLSVTPEEVMYENNTLVCQKALTDLKRKRPESCIRWHERESKIKDQCGLATSVRSNLRLLMTLLLMTCALTGRNVFFLS is encoded by the exons ATGAGGCCCTGCTTCAtatccgtcgtcgtcgtgctgaTCCTGATCGAAGCACCCCTCCGTAGCGACAGCATCTCCTCCAAAAC AGTGAAAATATGGGCGAACAAGTTGGGCTACGAGCTCTCGAATTTAGGCCAATTCGTGACGAGGGTGGAAAGGTTTAAATCAAGTTATAAATCATCAGAGGTAACAGTTACTCCACGTGACGGAAGCGCTCTAGTTCAAGAGATCGCTAATGACATCAAGGGCATGATGGAGTCCAAGATCTCGGCTATCAAG AGGATAATGGATGTGGCTGAAACGTCGGCGGAGTCATCACCCGACGAGGATCCCCCGAAGAGCTACAGCTTTAGCAACGTGAAAAACACGTTCGAAACCGAGTACAGTTCTCATTTTGGCGGTCAAGTGAATCTCAACATGTCGGCGGTGCACGTGCCCACGAACGTATTCGAAGGCGCATCACCCGTAATTCGAGCGATCAAATGGTCCGAGGCACTCGATCGTACCTTTATCAACAATTACGAGCAAGACCCGTCACTGTCCTGGCAGTACTTTGGAAGTGCAACTGGCTTCATGCGTCAATATCCTGCCATCAACTGGATCATGCAGCCAGTGGACCTATTCGACTGCAGAACGAGAAGCTGGTACATCGAGGCGGCCACCAGTCCCAAGGATGTCCTGATCCTGATGGACACCTCCGGCAGTATGACCGGTATACGACGCGAGATTGCCAGACACGTAATGAACAACATCCTCGACACTCTTGGTAATAACGATTTTGTCAACATTATGACCTTCTCCAACGGAACCATTGGG GTAGTACCGTGCTTTAACGATACCTTGGTCCAAGCAAATCTGGCGAACGTGCGGGAATTAAAACGGGCCATCTGGAATCTCAAAACGGAAGGAATCGCCAACTTTTCCTTAGCTTTGACGACTGCATTCGAGTTGCTTGAATCGTTTCGCAATGAACGGGAAGGTGCCAGATGCAATCAAGCGATTATGTTGATCACCGACGGAGTGCCGTATAACTACAAGGAGATCTTCGAGGCGTACAACTGGAAGAACAATCCGGATGATCCGCTGAAGGCTGACATGCCAGTCAGGATATTTACTTACCTGATCGGCCGAGAAGTCGCAGACGTACGAGAAGTGCAGTGGATGGCTTGCGCGAATAGAGGCTATTATGTGCATCTCTGCACTCCAGCAGAAGTGAGAGAAAAG GTATTGAAGTACGTGCCGGTGATGGCAAGACCCTTGGTGCTTGGTCGCACGGATCATCCGACTATCTGGACGCCGATTTATGCCGATGTGACGGATCCAAAAATGACGGACTGGAAGTGGGAACGACGTGAGAACGATGAACAAAAGGATCGTTTTAAGGAGTATAACAGAAATCGGAAGTACCTGAACATGCAGGAGCAGGATCAACGATACGTGAAGAAACAGAAATATCGGCACGAAGAGAACGGCGACCTGCGGGAGTACAAGCTGATGACTTCGGTCAGCATGCCGGTGTTTGATCGACGCGAAAATGCG AACATCACAAGGCAGGTGCTGGTGAACGAAGCATACTGGGTGACAGAGACAAGAGAG ACGATGATCGCCAATCTCCTCGGTGTTGCCGGCACGGACGTACCGATCGAAGAGATTCAGAAATTGATGATTCCACACATG CTCGGCGTCAACGGCTACGCTTTTATTGTAACCAATAACGGTTTCATCCTAATTCATCCTGATCTTCGGCCAGTG TTCCAAGGCATCTTAAAGCCGGCGTATAATAGTGTCGACATGGCAGAGGTCGAATTAATGGATAATGATAGAGGCCCTAGAGAATTCGATGAAGGAATTATTATg CTTCGCAACGACGTGGTGAATCAAACAAATGGTAGCGTGACGCTCCACACAAAGTATCATTACGATGACATG AAACGCGTCGGCAGAATAAAGAGGAAATACTTTTACACGGGGATCGCAGACACACCGTTCACCGTAGTGGTCAGCATACCCGAGCACGATCACACTGGAAGCTACCGCGTACACGCTACCGAGGAGATACATCGTTCTCACGTTAAAG ATTACTTCGCGGGTAGTAACTGGCGGGTGCATCCCTATTGGCTGTACTGCAa ATACCACTACGAGAGTGAACACAAATTCAACTCCTCGGAGTCGCAGCTCCTGCACTTTCTGGAGCGTACCCGTCAGCCAGGCTGGAAGTGGATCGACTTGAAGCAGCGATCCCCCCCGCCGGAGTACTCTGCTGCGAGTTCCAGTCACAGCTCTCATT CTAATCCTTCGAAAGTCGATAAGTCGAACTCATATTACTGCGACAGAAATCTGCTACAGGGTCTAGTGTTCGACGCTAAGGTAACCGAATGGTTTGCAAATCTCAGCGCCACCCTCAATGACACAGG ACGCTATGCACCTTTAGAAAAGCTGATGAATCAGATGAACAG GAAAGATTTTCAACAGCGTTTCGGGGTAACTGTGGCGTTCATGGCCACTCATAGTGGTCTAACTAGGTGGCAGGATCTGGACGAGGACGTGTCGTCGATGGATGATCATTTTAGCAAATTGTACCCGCGAGCCATCGACGAAGTGTGGTACAAACGAGCAGTTGAGCAATATTACATACTGCCAGAGAGCTTCGTCTTCTCTGTACCAATCCAGAACGGTGCTGGCAATACCACTCTTGTTACTGCTAGTCGTGCCATATTTATTG AAAACGAGCGTGCAAAAGCGCCTGTCGCAGTGGTTGGATACCAATTCCAGTATTCTGCCCTGCAAGCTCTTTTCCAGAACACAACATTCAATTGCGATATTAGCAATAAGCAACAAGCGGGATCCAGCAGTAAACAGGACAGTTGCTACAAGCACTGTGGCGACGACGGTTGGGCATGTTACTTAATCGATAATCACGGCTATGTGGTCGTGGCTGAGGATGACGATGACGCCGGTAAATTCTTTGGTGAAGTGAGAGGCCCGATAATGAACAGTTTGGTCAGAGAGGGTGTGTTTGAAAGAATAAGGATCTTTGATTATCAGGCGGTGTGTTCCAAGAAAGCGTTGGTTAGCAAAAATGCCGGCAGTATACTATTTACG ccaTGGAAGAATCTACAGAGATCAATAGCCTGGCTGATCGCTCAGGCTGCTTGGGTCTGGGCAAAAACGGGAGTAATGGAATCCGATTATGCGGAAGCATATGGCTATGTTAGAGATGAGGAATCGGTCACGAGAAATGAGGAAGAATATCCTGAAAGCGAGGAGAAACAGTTTCCAACGATTGATTTAAGAGACGAAAACTATGTGAATAAGTTTGTTGTAATTAAGCGTACGCGTCCAGAAGTGTGTGATCAAGAG GTATACCTGTACCTACGCAATGCCTCGTTCGACACGTACGATGTGGAAACGGACAAGAATTGTATACGACCGTACGTAGTACAACCGGTGAGTTACAGCAACCTCCTAATGCTAGTAGTGAATACTGCCTGCGGCAACACAGTGTCACCGTCGCTAAGCGTCACACCCGAGGAAGTGATGTACGAAAACAACACGCTGGTCTGCCAAAAAGCGCTTACCGACCTGAAAAGGAAACGACCAGAATCCTGCATACGCTGGCACGAGCGCGAGAGCAAGATCAAGGATCAATGCGGCTTGGCGACAAGCGTCAGATCAAATCTGCGCCTCCTGATGACACTGTTGCTGATGACATGCGCGCTAACCggaagaaatgttttctttctcAGCTAA